One Drosophila santomea strain STO CAGO 1482 chromosome X, Prin_Dsan_1.1, whole genome shotgun sequence DNA segment encodes these proteins:
- the LOC120456282 gene encoding uncharacterized protein LOC120456282 produces MGKKGKGKGKGKGKKSAAVIAPIEAPPCPPCPELPKQMQPLDACPESSGPHDVLRAQPNHYPALLRIPETMAVVGSENGCYDSICKLLRAGFRCAERVFVMAPWGNYVVFRYHNNNDFIYFLFDGCTCDVNRFRYLDLSCGTAGFLFFDNMHDVISYIIQSRKTRLYLENLNKIAIDQIVEEYGAVTYTQKAKCMRFA; encoded by the coding sequence ATGGGTAAAAAGGGCAAAGGcaagggaaagggaaagggcaAGAAGTCCGCCGCAGTTATCGCTCCCATCGAAGCGCCACCATGTCCTCCGTGTCCGGAGCTACCAAAGCAGATGCAGCCACTGGACGCTTGTCCGGAGTCTAGCGGACCCCATGATGTCCTTCGGGCCCAACCGAATCATTACCCGGCTCTTCTTCGTATTCCGGAAACGATGGCAGTGGTGGGTTCGGAGAATGGATGCTACGATAGCATCTGCAAGCTCCTGAGAGCCGGATTCCGGTGTGCCGAGCGGGTTTTCGTGATGGCCCCTTGGGGCAACTATGTGGTTTTCCGGTATCACAACAATAACGACTTTATTTACTTCCTGTTTGATGGATGCACCTGCGATGTTAATAGGTTCCGGTATCTGGACCTCAGCTGCGGAACCGCCGGATTTCTTTTCTTCGATAATATGCACGACGTCATTAGCTATATTATCCAGTCGCGAAAGACGCGTCTATATCTGGAGAATCTGAACAAGATTGCCATCGATCAGATTGTGGAGGAGTATGGCGCTGTAACGTACACCCAAAAGGCCAAGTGCATGCGATTCGCTTAA
- the LOC120456272 gene encoding odorant receptor 1a isoform X2: protein MSKLIEVFLGNLWTQRFTFARMGLDLQPDKKGKVLRSPLLFSIMCLTTGFELCTVCAFMVQHRNQIVLCSEALMHGLQMVSSLLKMAIFLAKSHDLMALIQQILAPSAGEDLWDTEWRSQNRRGQLMAAVYFMMCAGTSVSFLLMPVALTMLKYHSTGEFAPVSSFRVLLPYDVTQPHVYAMDCCLMVFVLSFFCCSTTGVDTLYGWCALGLSSQYRRLGQQLKAMRSCFNPHRSDYGLSGLFVEHARLLKLVQQFNLSFMEIAFVEVVIICVLYCSVICQYIMPHTNQNFAFLGFFSMVVTTQLCIYLFGAEQVRLEAERFSRLLYEVIPWQNLPPQHRKLFLFPLERAQRETVLGAYFFELGRPLLVWVVDDLLSDLCNFNLFRNYLKIFRTAGSFTTLMNALYAKYETH from the exons ATGTCAAAGCTAATCGAGGTGTTTCTGGGGAATCTGTGGACGCAGCGTTTTACCTTCGCTCGGATGGGCTTGGATCTGCAGCCCGACAAAAAGGGCAAAGTCTTGCGATCTCCGCTTCTTTTCAGTATTATGTGTCTGACCACAGGCTTCGAGCTCTGCACCGTGTGCGCCTTTATGGTTCAACATCGCAACCAAATCGTGCTTTGTTCCGAGGCCCTGATGCACGGGTTACAGATGGTCTCCTCGCTTCTGAAGATGGCTATATTCTTGGCCAAATCCCACGACCTGATGGCCCTAATTCAACAGATACTGGCGCCTTCTGCGGGGGAGGATCTCTGGGACACGGAGTGGAGATCGCAAAATCGGAGGGGCCAACTAATGGCTGCCGTTTACTTTATGATGTGTGCCGGCACGAGTGTGTCATTTCTGTTGATGCCAGTGGCTTTGACCATGCTTAAGTATCATTCCACTGGGGAATTCGCGCCTGTCAGCTCGTTCCGGGTGCT ACTGCCATACGATGTGACTCAACCGCATGTTTACGCCATGGACTGCTGCTTGATGGTATTCGTGTTGAGTTTCTTCTGCTGCTCCACCACCGGAGTGGATACCTTATATGGATGGTGTGCTTTGGGCCTGAGCTCCCAATACCGTCGCCTCGGTCAACAACTTAAGGCGATGCGCTCCTGCTTCAATCCACACCGTTCTGACTACGGATTAAGTGGTCTATTCGTCGAGCACGCTCGTCTGCTTAAATTAGtgcaacaatttaatttaagtttcaTGGAGATAGCTTTTGTGGAGGTTGTAATAATCTGTGTGCTCTATTGTTCAGTAATTTGCCAGTATATAATGCCACACACCAACCAGAACTTCGCCTTCCTGGGTTTCTTTTCGATGGTAGTTACGACCCAGTTGTGCATCTATCTTTTCGGTGCCGAACAGGTCCGTTTGGAGGCTGAGCGATTTTCCAGGCTGCTATACGAAGTAATCCCTTGGCAAAACCTTCCTCCACAACACCGGaagcttttcctttttccactTGAGCGCGCCCAACGAGAAACTGTTCTGGGTGCTTATTTTTTCGAACTGGGCAGACCTCTTCTTGTTTGG GTTGTTGATGATTTACTATCTGATCTATGTAATTTTAATCTTTTTCGTAattatttaaagatatttcGCACAGCAGGCTCTTTTACCACTCTGATGAACGCTCTCTACGCAAAATACGAAACTCATTAA
- the LOC120456275 gene encoding uncharacterized protein LOC120456275 isoform X2, which produces MLMEPNDFSPITVLKSHEQHFHMPPTTQLQPQIQTRIHPRVQPRKFQSAAQQNADGEEPFRPIANPNTKVVGDSHTQAAQNFYPPFYHEAPPLGHSRPYFGHGPPVSETTPLSLPLPLLATQQQQPAPQQRTFDASILGSGDFGVLRGGTFYPEEEMPYHPEDNSDYIYGDANNGHGRPSEGFVQKYTYPEEQFANFRDFADINTPADTAFSQFVVVYAAKNATAPHSHPHPKNIFEQLEQLDREKELKKTEFEDKTSSKIKSKLSKTKLQKKYRKKAAPKVQDPQEIEPLLALS; this is translated from the coding sequence ATGCTGATGGAGCCAAATGATTTTTCGCCAATCACTGTGCTAAAATCGCACGAACAACACTTCCATATGCCGCCCACAACGCAACTTCAGCCACAAATCCAGACCAGAATTCATCCCAGAGTTCAACCCAGGAAATTCCAATCCGCGGCTCAACAAAATGCCGATGGGGAGGAGCCATTCCGACCCATAGCTAATCCAAATACAAAAGTGGTTGGGGATTCCCATACGCAGGCTGCCCAAAATTTTTATCCACCATTCTACCATGAGGCTCCTCCATTGGGCCATTCCAGACCCTATTTCGGCCACGGCCCTCCTGTATCGGAAACAACTCCGTTATCCCTGCCCCTTCCACTCTTGGCAacccagcaacaacagccagCACCACAGCAGCGGACTTTCGATGCCAGTATACTTGGAAGTGGGGATTTTGGTGTGCTCAGAGGTGGAACCTTCTATCCGGAGGAGGAAATGCCCTATCACCCCGAAGATAACAGCGACTACATCTATGGAGACGCCAACAATGGACACGGTCGTCCATCCGAGGGATTTGTCCAGAAGTACACATATCCAGAGGAGCAGTTCGCCAATTTCCGCGACTTTGCCGATATCAACACGCCCGCTGACACGGCATTTTCGCAATTTGTGGTGGTCTATGCAGCCAAAAATGCCACTGCACCGCACTCACATCCGCATCCCAAAAACATATTTGAACAGTTGGAGCAGCTAGACAGGGAAAAAGAGCTGAAAAAGACCGAATTCGAGGACAAAACCTCTTCGAAAATAAAGTCGAAACTGTCTAAGACAAAACTGCAGAAGAAATACCGCAAAAAGGCAGCTCCCAAAGTCCAGGATCCTCAAGAAATAGAACCTTTATTAGCTCTGAGTTAA
- the LOC120456272 gene encoding odorant receptor 1a isoform X1, whose translation MTMMFRFPSTQLSNSVKNEMSKLIEVFLGNLWTQRFTFARMGLDLQPDKKGKVLRSPLLFSIMCLTTGFELCTVCAFMVQHRNQIVLCSEALMHGLQMVSSLLKMAIFLAKSHDLMALIQQILAPSAGEDLWDTEWRSQNRRGQLMAAVYFMMCAGTSVSFLLMPVALTMLKYHSTGEFAPVSSFRVLLPYDVTQPHVYAMDCCLMVFVLSFFCCSTTGVDTLYGWCALGLSSQYRRLGQQLKAMRSCFNPHRSDYGLSGLFVEHARLLKLVQQFNLSFMEIAFVEVVIICVLYCSVICQYIMPHTNQNFAFLGFFSMVVTTQLCIYLFGAEQVRLEAERFSRLLYEVIPWQNLPPQHRKLFLFPLERAQRETVLGAYFFELGRPLLVWVVDDLLSDLCNFNLFRNYLKIFRTAGSFTTLMNALYAKYETH comes from the exons ATGACCATGATG TTTCGATTTCCCAGCACTCAACTCAGTAACTCAGTAAAGAACGAAATGTCAAAGCTAATCGAGGTGTTTCTGGGGAATCTGTGGACGCAGCGTTTTACCTTCGCTCGGATGGGCTTGGATCTGCAGCCCGACAAAAAGGGCAAAGTCTTGCGATCTCCGCTTCTTTTCAGTATTATGTGTCTGACCACAGGCTTCGAGCTCTGCACCGTGTGCGCCTTTATGGTTCAACATCGCAACCAAATCGTGCTTTGTTCCGAGGCCCTGATGCACGGGTTACAGATGGTCTCCTCGCTTCTGAAGATGGCTATATTCTTGGCCAAATCCCACGACCTGATGGCCCTAATTCAACAGATACTGGCGCCTTCTGCGGGGGAGGATCTCTGGGACACGGAGTGGAGATCGCAAAATCGGAGGGGCCAACTAATGGCTGCCGTTTACTTTATGATGTGTGCCGGCACGAGTGTGTCATTTCTGTTGATGCCAGTGGCTTTGACCATGCTTAAGTATCATTCCACTGGGGAATTCGCGCCTGTCAGCTCGTTCCGGGTGCT ACTGCCATACGATGTGACTCAACCGCATGTTTACGCCATGGACTGCTGCTTGATGGTATTCGTGTTGAGTTTCTTCTGCTGCTCCACCACCGGAGTGGATACCTTATATGGATGGTGTGCTTTGGGCCTGAGCTCCCAATACCGTCGCCTCGGTCAACAACTTAAGGCGATGCGCTCCTGCTTCAATCCACACCGTTCTGACTACGGATTAAGTGGTCTATTCGTCGAGCACGCTCGTCTGCTTAAATTAGtgcaacaatttaatttaagtttcaTGGAGATAGCTTTTGTGGAGGTTGTAATAATCTGTGTGCTCTATTGTTCAGTAATTTGCCAGTATATAATGCCACACACCAACCAGAACTTCGCCTTCCTGGGTTTCTTTTCGATGGTAGTTACGACCCAGTTGTGCATCTATCTTTTCGGTGCCGAACAGGTCCGTTTGGAGGCTGAGCGATTTTCCAGGCTGCTATACGAAGTAATCCCTTGGCAAAACCTTCCTCCACAACACCGGaagcttttcctttttccactTGAGCGCGCCCAACGAGAAACTGTTCTGGGTGCTTATTTTTTCGAACTGGGCAGACCTCTTCTTGTTTGG GTTGTTGATGATTTACTATCTGATCTATGTAATTTTAATCTTTTTCGTAattatttaaagatatttcGCACAGCAGGCTCTTTTACCACTCTGATGAACGCTCTCTACGCAAAATACGAAACTCATTAA
- the LOC120456272 gene encoding odorant receptor 1a isoform X4, whose amino-acid sequence MTMMFRFPSTQLSNSVKNEMSKLIEVFLGNLWTQRFTFARMGLDLQPDKKGKVLRSPLLFSIMCLTTGFELCTVCAFMVQHRNQIVLCSEALMHGLQMVSSLLKMAIFLAKSHDLMALIQQILAPSAGEDLWDTEWRSQNRRGQLMAAVYFMMCAGTSVSFLLMPVALTMLKYHSTGEFAPVSSFRVLLPYDVTQPHVYAMDCCLMVFVLSFFCCSTTGVDTLYGWCALGLSSQYRRLGQQLKAMRSCFNPHRSDYGLSGLFVEHARLLKLVQQFNLSFMEIAFVENFAFLGFFSMVVTTQLCIYLFGAEQVRLEAERFSRLLYEVIPWQNLPPQHRKLFLFPLERAQRETVLGAYFFELGRPLLVWVVDDLLSDLCNFNLFRNYLKIFRTAGSFTTLMNALYAKYETH is encoded by the exons ATGACCATGATG TTTCGATTTCCCAGCACTCAACTCAGTAACTCAGTAAAGAACGAAATGTCAAAGCTAATCGAGGTGTTTCTGGGGAATCTGTGGACGCAGCGTTTTACCTTCGCTCGGATGGGCTTGGATCTGCAGCCCGACAAAAAGGGCAAAGTCTTGCGATCTCCGCTTCTTTTCAGTATTATGTGTCTGACCACAGGCTTCGAGCTCTGCACCGTGTGCGCCTTTATGGTTCAACATCGCAACCAAATCGTGCTTTGTTCCGAGGCCCTGATGCACGGGTTACAGATGGTCTCCTCGCTTCTGAAGATGGCTATATTCTTGGCCAAATCCCACGACCTGATGGCCCTAATTCAACAGATACTGGCGCCTTCTGCGGGGGAGGATCTCTGGGACACGGAGTGGAGATCGCAAAATCGGAGGGGCCAACTAATGGCTGCCGTTTACTTTATGATGTGTGCCGGCACGAGTGTGTCATTTCTGTTGATGCCAGTGGCTTTGACCATGCTTAAGTATCATTCCACTGGGGAATTCGCGCCTGTCAGCTCGTTCCGGGTGCT ACTGCCATACGATGTGACTCAACCGCATGTTTACGCCATGGACTGCTGCTTGATGGTATTCGTGTTGAGTTTCTTCTGCTGCTCCACCACCGGAGTGGATACCTTATATGGATGGTGTGCTTTGGGCCTGAGCTCCCAATACCGTCGCCTCGGTCAACAACTTAAGGCGATGCGCTCCTGCTTCAATCCACACCGTTCTGACTACGGATTAAGTGGTCTATTCGTCGAGCACGCTCGTCTGCTTAAATTAGtgcaacaatttaatttaagtttcaTGGAGATAGCTTTTGTGGAG AACTTCGCCTTCCTGGGTTTCTTTTCGATGGTAGTTACGACCCAGTTGTGCATCTATCTTTTCGGTGCCGAACAGGTCCGTTTGGAGGCTGAGCGATTTTCCAGGCTGCTATACGAAGTAATCCCTTGGCAAAACCTTCCTCCACAACACCGGaagcttttcctttttccactTGAGCGCGCCCAACGAGAAACTGTTCTGGGTGCTTATTTTTTCGAACTGGGCAGACCTCTTCTTGTTTGG GTTGTTGATGATTTACTATCTGATCTATGTAATTTTAATCTTTTTCGTAattatttaaagatatttcGCACAGCAGGCTCTTTTACCACTCTGATGAACGCTCTCTACGCAAAATACGAAACTCATTAA
- the LOC120456272 gene encoding odorant receptor 1a isoform X3: MTMMFRFPSTQLSNSVKNEMSKLIEVFLGNLWTQRFTFARMGLDLQPDKKGKVLRSPLLFSIMCLTTGFELCTVCAFMVQHRNQIVLCSEALMHGLQMVSSLLKMAIFLAKSHDLMALIQQILAPSAGEDLWDTEWRSQNRRGQLMAAVYFMMCAGTSVSFLLMPVALTMLKYHSTGEFAPVSSFRVLLPYDVTQPHVYAMDCCLMVFVLSFFCCSTTGVDTLYGWCALGLSSQYRRLGQQLKAMRSCFNPHRSDYGLSGLFVEHARLLKLVQQFNLSFMEIAFVEVVIICVLYCSVICQYIMPHTNQNFAFLGFFSMVVTTQLCIYLFGAEQVRLEAERFSRLLYEVIPWQNLPPQHRKLFLFPLERAQRETVLGAYFFELGRPLLVWIFRTAGSFTTLMNALYAKYETH; encoded by the exons ATGACCATGATG TTTCGATTTCCCAGCACTCAACTCAGTAACTCAGTAAAGAACGAAATGTCAAAGCTAATCGAGGTGTTTCTGGGGAATCTGTGGACGCAGCGTTTTACCTTCGCTCGGATGGGCTTGGATCTGCAGCCCGACAAAAAGGGCAAAGTCTTGCGATCTCCGCTTCTTTTCAGTATTATGTGTCTGACCACAGGCTTCGAGCTCTGCACCGTGTGCGCCTTTATGGTTCAACATCGCAACCAAATCGTGCTTTGTTCCGAGGCCCTGATGCACGGGTTACAGATGGTCTCCTCGCTTCTGAAGATGGCTATATTCTTGGCCAAATCCCACGACCTGATGGCCCTAATTCAACAGATACTGGCGCCTTCTGCGGGGGAGGATCTCTGGGACACGGAGTGGAGATCGCAAAATCGGAGGGGCCAACTAATGGCTGCCGTTTACTTTATGATGTGTGCCGGCACGAGTGTGTCATTTCTGTTGATGCCAGTGGCTTTGACCATGCTTAAGTATCATTCCACTGGGGAATTCGCGCCTGTCAGCTCGTTCCGGGTGCT ACTGCCATACGATGTGACTCAACCGCATGTTTACGCCATGGACTGCTGCTTGATGGTATTCGTGTTGAGTTTCTTCTGCTGCTCCACCACCGGAGTGGATACCTTATATGGATGGTGTGCTTTGGGCCTGAGCTCCCAATACCGTCGCCTCGGTCAACAACTTAAGGCGATGCGCTCCTGCTTCAATCCACACCGTTCTGACTACGGATTAAGTGGTCTATTCGTCGAGCACGCTCGTCTGCTTAAATTAGtgcaacaatttaatttaagtttcaTGGAGATAGCTTTTGTGGAGGTTGTAATAATCTGTGTGCTCTATTGTTCAGTAATTTGCCAGTATATAATGCCACACACCAACCAGAACTTCGCCTTCCTGGGTTTCTTTTCGATGGTAGTTACGACCCAGTTGTGCATCTATCTTTTCGGTGCCGAACAGGTCCGTTTGGAGGCTGAGCGATTTTCCAGGCTGCTATACGAAGTAATCCCTTGGCAAAACCTTCCTCCACAACACCGGaagcttttcctttttccactTGAGCGCGCCCAACGAGAAACTGTTCTGGGTGCTTATTTTTTCGAACTGGGCAGACCTCTTCTTGTTTGG atatttcGCACAGCAGGCTCTTTTACCACTCTGATGAACGCTCTCTACGCAAAATACGAAACTCATTAA
- the LOC120456272 gene encoding odorant receptor 1a isoform X6 has product MTMMFRFPSTQLSNSVKNEMSKLIEVFLGNLWTQRFTFARMGLDLQPDKKGKVLRSPLLFSIMCLTTGFELCTVCAFMVQHRNQIVLCSEALMHGLQMVSSLLKMAIFLAKSHDLMALIQQILAPSAGEDLWDTEWRSQNRRGQLMAAVYFMMCAGTSVSFLLMPVALTMLKYHSTGEFAPVSSFRVLSFVISCNYVLRCFFLPISDCHTM; this is encoded by the exons ATGACCATGATG TTTCGATTTCCCAGCACTCAACTCAGTAACTCAGTAAAGAACGAAATGTCAAAGCTAATCGAGGTGTTTCTGGGGAATCTGTGGACGCAGCGTTTTACCTTCGCTCGGATGGGCTTGGATCTGCAGCCCGACAAAAAGGGCAAAGTCTTGCGATCTCCGCTTCTTTTCAGTATTATGTGTCTGACCACAGGCTTCGAGCTCTGCACCGTGTGCGCCTTTATGGTTCAACATCGCAACCAAATCGTGCTTTGTTCCGAGGCCCTGATGCACGGGTTACAGATGGTCTCCTCGCTTCTGAAGATGGCTATATTCTTGGCCAAATCCCACGACCTGATGGCCCTAATTCAACAGATACTGGCGCCTTCTGCGGGGGAGGATCTCTGGGACACGGAGTGGAGATCGCAAAATCGGAGGGGCCAACTAATGGCTGCCGTTTACTTTATGATGTGTGCCGGCACGAGTGTGTCATTTCTGTTGATGCCAGTGGCTTTGACCATGCTTAAGTATCATTCCACTGGGGAATTCGCGCCTGTCAGCTCGTTCCGGGTGCT CTcttttgtaatttcatgtaATTATGTACTAAGATGCTTTTTCCTTCCAATCTCAGACTGCCATACGATGTGA
- the LOC120456272 gene encoding odorant receptor 1a isoform X5, protein MDCCLMVFVLSFFCCSTTGVDTLYGWCALGLSSQYRRLGQQLKAMRSCFNPHRSDYGLSGLFVEHARLLKLVQQFNLSFMEIAFVEVVIICVLYCSVICQYIMPHTNQNFAFLGFFSMVVTTQLCIYLFGAEQVRLEAERFSRLLYEVIPWQNLPPQHRKLFLFPLERAQRETVLGAYFFELGRPLLVWVVDDLLSDLCNFNLFRNYLKIFRTAGSFTTLMNALYAKYETH, encoded by the exons ATGGACTGCTGCTTGATGGTATTCGTGTTGAGTTTCTTCTGCTGCTCCACCACCGGAGTGGATACCTTATATGGATGGTGTGCTTTGGGCCTGAGCTCCCAATACCGTCGCCTCGGTCAACAACTTAAGGCGATGCGCTCCTGCTTCAATCCACACCGTTCTGACTACGGATTAAGTGGTCTATTCGTCGAGCACGCTCGTCTGCTTAAATTAGtgcaacaatttaatttaagtttcaTGGAGATAGCTTTTGTGGAGGTTGTAATAATCTGTGTGCTCTATTGTTCAGTAATTTGCCAGTATATAATGCCACACACCAACCAGAACTTCGCCTTCCTGGGTTTCTTTTCGATGGTAGTTACGACCCAGTTGTGCATCTATCTTTTCGGTGCCGAACAGGTCCGTTTGGAGGCTGAGCGATTTTCCAGGCTGCTATACGAAGTAATCCCTTGGCAAAACCTTCCTCCACAACACCGGaagcttttcctttttccactTGAGCGCGCCCAACGAGAAACTGTTCTGGGTGCTTATTTTTTCGAACTGGGCAGACCTCTTCTTGTTTGG GTTGTTGATGATTTACTATCTGATCTATGTAATTTTAATCTTTTTCGTAattatttaaagatatttcGCACAGCAGGCTCTTTTACCACTCTGATGAACGCTCTCTACGCAAAATACGAAACTCATTAA